Proteins found in one Coffea eugenioides isolate CCC68of chromosome 5, Ceug_1.0, whole genome shotgun sequence genomic segment:
- the LOC113770948 gene encoding purine permease 3-like, with the protein MEAQLNSTLRKILLVVSCFMLAIGNCGGPIIMRLYFVKGGKRIWLSSWLETGGWPITFIPLTISYFHRRKTEGPNTKLIQMKCPVFIATAVIGLLTGLDDYLYAYGFARLPVSTATIIVATHLGFTAFFALLLVKQKFTAYSVNAIVLLSVGSGVLALHTSSDRPKGESTKLYVLGFIMTLAAAALYGLVLPMVELMYIKAKQAITYTLLLEINLVMCFFATVFCTVGMLVNRDFQAMPREAKAYELGEAKYYVVIIWDAIIWQFFFLGVIGVIFCASSLLSAIIIASLLPVTGAIAVVAFDEKFPPEKGVALFLSLWGFVSYFYGAIKHKRPKEEIEDHKINQSQATEMSPIVAP; encoded by the exons ATGGAAGCTCAACTCAACAGCACACTGAGAAAAATCCTCCTTGTTGTCAGCTGTTTCATGCTCGCCATAGGCAACTGTGGTGGCCCTATAATCATGCGTCTCTACTTTGTCAAAGGAGGCAAAAGAATTTGGCTATCAAGCTGGTTAGAAACCGGAGGATGGCCTATTACTTTCATTCCACTAACCATTTCCTATTTCCACCGGCGCAAAACAGAAGGGCCAAATACCAAGCTAATACAAATGAAATGTCCGGTATTCATCGCCACTGCCGTCATCGGCCTTCTCACCGGCTTAGACGACTACTTGTACGCCTACGGGTTTGCCCGCCTCCCCGTTTCCACCGCCACCATCATCGTTGCCACACATCTTGGATTCACTGCTTTCTTTGCCTTACTTCTTGTTAAGCAAAAGTTTACAGCATATTCAGTAAACGCCATCGTTTTGTTGAGCGTGGGATCGGGGGTTTTGGCTTTGCATACAAGCAGCGATCGGCCTAAGGGTGAGTCGACTAAGTTGTACGTTTTAGGGTTCATCATGACGCTTGCAGCCGCGGCTTTGTACGGCTTGGTTTTGCCAATGGTGGAGTTGATGTACATCAAGGCAAAGCAGGCGATTACTTACACTTTGCTGTTGGAAATTAATTTGGTTATGTGTTTTTTTGCCACTGTTTTCTGCACTGTTGGGATGCTCGTCAACCGGGATTTTCAG GCAATGCCAAGGGAGGCAAAAGCATATGAATTAGGAGAAGCCAAGTACTACGTTGTAATAATATGGGATGCCATCATTTGGCAGTTCTTCTTCTTGGGAGTAATTGGAGTCATATTTTGTGCTTCATCTTTGCTGTCCGCCATTATCATTGCCTCTTTGCTCCCAGTCACCGGAGCTATAGCAGTAGTTGCCTTCGACGAAAAATTTCCCCCAGAAAAGGGTGTTGctcttttcctctctctttGGGGATTTGTTTCCTACTTCTACGGTGCAATTAAGCACAAGAGGCCCAAGGAGGAGATAGAGGATCACAAGATTAATCAATCTCAAGCAACAGAGATGTCTCCAATCGTTGCCCCATGA